Proteins co-encoded in one Prescottella sp. R16 genomic window:
- a CDS encoding SDR family NAD(P)-dependent oxidoreductase, with amino-acid sequence MSRSRPLAGRTAIVTGASEGLGAAEALALAEAGANVVINARGERLESVAAAIRDAGGNAVTCYGDVGEQATADRLVAVAVEEFGSLDILVNNAGIIRDRMVFNMSADEWDAVLRVNLRGTFLTTRAATDHWRRRAKQTGEPVYARIVNTSSEAYASGPPGAANYAASKAGVVALTVSTARGCGSFGVRANAICPRARTEMTGDVFGPGPRTGDDPLSVDHVTPLVVYLASPVAEPITGRVLVAYGDRIDVMSAPAVETTVRSASRWSQDELHDVLGGCLSPPPTETTPVVIR; translated from the coding sequence ATGAGTAGGTCACGACCGCTCGCGGGGCGCACCGCAATCGTCACCGGAGCCAGTGAGGGTCTCGGCGCGGCCGAGGCCCTCGCCCTGGCGGAAGCCGGTGCGAATGTCGTGATCAACGCACGGGGTGAACGCCTCGAGTCCGTCGCCGCGGCGATCCGTGACGCCGGCGGCAATGCCGTGACCTGCTATGGCGACGTCGGCGAGCAAGCCACCGCAGATCGGCTCGTCGCAGTGGCGGTCGAGGAGTTCGGCAGCCTCGACATCCTGGTGAACAATGCGGGGATCATCCGGGATCGCATGGTATTCAACATGTCCGCCGACGAATGGGATGCAGTGCTCCGGGTCAATCTGCGGGGCACGTTCCTCACCACTCGGGCTGCGACCGACCACTGGCGGCGCCGGGCGAAACAGACCGGCGAGCCGGTGTACGCCCGCATCGTCAACACGTCGTCGGAGGCCTATGCGTCCGGACCGCCGGGTGCGGCCAACTATGCGGCGTCGAAGGCGGGTGTCGTCGCGCTGACGGTGTCGACGGCGCGGGGCTGCGGCTCGTTCGGTGTGCGTGCCAATGCTATCTGTCCTCGTGCCCGAACCGAGATGACCGGTGACGTGTTCGGTCCGGGACCGCGAACGGGCGACGACCCGCTGTCCGTCGACCACGTCACGCCACTCGTCGTCTATCTCGCCTCGCCTGTCGCCGAGCCGATCACCGGACGTGTGCTGGTGGCATACGGTGATCGGATCGACGTGATGTCGGCACCGGCCGTGGAGACGACCGTGCGGTCGGCCTCGCGATGGAGCCAGGACGAACTGCACGACGTACTGGGCG